From Amphiura filiformis chromosome 20, Afil_fr2py, whole genome shotgun sequence, a single genomic window includes:
- the LOC140142619 gene encoding melanocortin receptor 5-like, which produces MSLRYFWGEFFDRWSLILVSSTCSLAFIFNGTVMMLICGHRNLRRPQNIFVVNLALADIGTCIVAVCDTFQRHLTILEMEPILNAMLLVSILSIFAIAVDRYVALKGAPLKHHTMITAPRVVFACTLIWIFSFIICSIEYIIPRSHKVISFFFSPISVISTLILTAITYSLIFYSLRKPIIGSSLSRHYVDIRRRRTKRVLKTFTIILVTNFICWIPMCVFLLIEYVSEQESLSDTFWIAATFSFDLAALNAAVNPICFLWRLPEAKRLLNNPSHELRQLMCSAGCQSHNGNRGVFHYSSNKEDDNNISCTGGGKNQNDIPMTNV; this is translated from the coding sequence ATGAGTTTACGCTACTTTTGGGGAGAATTTTTCGACCGATGGTCCTTGATTCTCGTATCGTCAACATGCAGCCTGGCTTTTATTTTCAACGGAACTGTCATGATGTTAATATGCGGGCATAGGAACTTGCGGCGACCACAAAATATATTTGTAGTTAACTTAGCTTTAGCTGATATTGGAACATGTATAGTTGCAGTGTGTGATACATTTCAGCGCCATTTAACCATATTGGAAATGGAGCCTATTTTAAATGCCATGCTTCTTGTatcaattttaagtatttttgctATTGCTGTGGATCGTTATGTAGCCTTGAAAGGAGCACCGTTAAAGCACCACACTATGATAACAGCACCTCGAGTTGTGTTCGCATGTACTTTAATCTGGATATTCAGTTTCATCATATGTTCTATAGAATATATCATTCCTAGATCTCACAaagtaatttcatttttcttcagTCCTATTTCTGTAATAAGTACCCTGATACTAACAGCAATAACATATTCACTGATTTTTTACTCGTTGAGAAAGCCTATTATCGGAAGCAGCCTTAGTCGACACTACGTTGATATCCGTCGCCGTAGAACAAAAAGGGTATTAAAAACTTTCACTATCATTTTAGTAACGAACTTCATCTGCTGGATACCGATGTGTGTGTTCTTGTTAATAGAGTATGTGTCTGAGCAGGAGAGTCTTAGTGACACATTCTGGATTGCAGCTACGTTCTCCTttgatttggcagctttaaatgCTGCTGTAAATCCGATTTGCTTTTTGTGGCGTCTTCCAGAAGCAAAACGCCTTCTTAATAATCCTAGCCATGAATTGAGGCAGCTAATGTGCTCCGCTGGATGTCAAAGTCACAATGGTAACAGGGGTGTATTCCATTACAGCTCAAACAAAGAAGATGACAATAACATTAGTTGTACTGGTGGtggaaaaaatcaaaatgatattCCAATGACGAACGTTTAA